Proteins from one Salinispora arenicola genomic window:
- a CDS encoding DUF3068 domain-containing protein, whose protein sequence is MKLRVGAALFGLGVLFLVFAVGLPFYVAPAITKLPYDLKPTVLVAEATDAEFLQITAVDESNVEIEVPRATLRSTVEVIPNPGDTRDKLPEQLEGDAVIWDVYQTVRRDDTQRPITQYSTQLALYRISAAAAPWEEQWLQQDDSDEIPVGNVSYSGQIYKFPFSSEKKDYQVFDRDLKEALPATFVGTETVKGIEVYRYEQRIENRALDTPEDSIQVLLGAFAPEATTGQIYYSNTRTIWVDPVTGAYVNVREQQRKELRPEAGPVTVLLDADFNYTDETVTSSVDTVKSNRLKIGLASLWGPIAAAILGLIALVVGLRLVIQGNGATGRHSAPSAAAADPASTKADE, encoded by the coding sequence GTGAAGCTTCGTGTGGGTGCCGCGCTCTTCGGACTCGGCGTCTTGTTTCTGGTCTTCGCGGTCGGGTTGCCGTTCTACGTAGCCCCCGCCATAACCAAGCTCCCCTACGACCTCAAGCCAACGGTGTTGGTGGCAGAGGCGACGGACGCAGAGTTCCTGCAGATCACGGCCGTCGATGAGTCGAATGTGGAAATCGAGGTTCCGCGGGCCACGTTGCGGTCCACCGTGGAGGTCATTCCCAACCCCGGTGACACCAGGGACAAGTTGCCGGAGCAGCTCGAGGGCGACGCGGTGATCTGGGACGTCTACCAGACGGTCAGGCGGGATGACACCCAGCGCCCGATCACCCAGTACAGTACGCAACTTGCCCTGTACCGGATCTCCGCTGCCGCGGCCCCATGGGAGGAGCAGTGGCTCCAGCAGGACGACAGCGACGAGATCCCCGTGGGAAACGTGAGCTATTCGGGGCAAATCTACAAGTTCCCGTTCAGCTCCGAGAAGAAGGACTACCAGGTCTTCGACCGCGACCTCAAAGAAGCGCTTCCGGCGACGTTCGTCGGCACCGAGACGGTCAAGGGCATCGAGGTGTACCGCTACGAGCAGCGAATTGAGAACAGGGCGCTCGACACCCCGGAGGACAGTATTCAGGTACTTCTGGGCGCTTTCGCCCCGGAGGCGACCACGGGTCAGATTTATTACAGCAACACCCGGACGATCTGGGTCGATCCGGTTACTGGCGCCTATGTCAACGTTCGTGAACAGCAGCGTAAGGAACTGCGTCCGGAGGCCGGGCCGGTCACCGTCCTGCTCGACGCCGACTTCAACTACACGGACGAGACGGTCACCAGCAGCGTCGATACCGTCAAGTCGAACCGTCTCAAGATCGGTCTGGCCAGTCTCTGGGGGCCGATCGCTGCCGCGATCCTTGGCCTGATCGCTCTCGTCGTAGGGCTCCGGCTGGTCATCCAGGGCAACGGTGCCACCGGTCGGCACTCTGCCCCTTCGGCGGCGGCCGCCGATCCGGCTTCGACCAAGGCGGATGAGTAG
- a CDS encoding acyltransferase family protein produces MSATVAPSTPRPSATSRLPALDALRAIGAVAVVAHHVGFHTGVSLNSQWGGWLARMDVGVAVFFVLSGFLLFRPWALNAATGLPRPPVGRYFWRRALRILPAYWLTVLVCLIVLPQNRPAVAGDWLHHLTFTQIYLPDQLRPGLGQTWSLATEVAFYLILPLVAVGAVGRTWRPVRTVAIVSGGVLVTAGWLTLMGLGWIDTALYTMWLPSYAAWFCAGMVLAVAHVALRTGTAPAALRVLDDLATAPISCWAAAVGLLAIATTPIAGPRDLAEPTAAEFAVKLTLYLAVGVLIMIPVAFGDRTTRVHELFGSPPARWLGTVSYGLFLWHPLVIEVIYLLDDRPPFTGDLLGTFALTMAGGLALAALSYYGVERPIQTRGTRHRPHPVETQPDKSLPAVNSPH; encoded by the coding sequence ATGTCCGCAACCGTTGCACCGAGTACGCCACGCCCTTCGGCCACCAGCCGCCTGCCCGCCCTCGACGCGCTACGCGCGATCGGCGCAGTGGCTGTCGTCGCTCACCACGTCGGATTCCACACCGGTGTCAGCCTGAACAGCCAGTGGGGCGGTTGGTTGGCGCGGATGGATGTCGGCGTCGCCGTCTTCTTCGTGCTCTCGGGGTTCCTGCTCTTCCGGCCGTGGGCCCTGAACGCCGCCACCGGCCTGCCCCGGCCACCCGTCGGGCGGTACTTCTGGCGGCGTGCCCTGCGGATCCTGCCGGCGTACTGGTTGACGGTGCTGGTCTGCCTGATCGTCCTGCCGCAGAACCGGCCGGCGGTGGCCGGCGACTGGCTGCACCACCTGACCTTCACCCAGATCTATCTACCTGATCAGCTTCGGCCCGGCCTCGGGCAGACCTGGAGCCTCGCCACCGAGGTGGCGTTCTACCTGATCCTGCCACTGGTCGCCGTGGGCGCCGTGGGCCGGACCTGGCGCCCCGTTCGCACCGTCGCGATCGTCTCCGGAGGCGTCCTGGTGACAGCCGGGTGGCTCACCCTGATGGGACTCGGCTGGATCGATACCGCCTTATACACCATGTGGCTTCCCTCGTACGCCGCCTGGTTCTGCGCGGGTATGGTCCTGGCGGTGGCGCATGTCGCCCTCCGCACCGGGACGGCGCCCGCCGCGCTGCGCGTACTCGACGACCTCGCCACCGCACCGATCTCCTGTTGGGCCGCGGCCGTGGGCCTGCTGGCGATCGCGACAACTCCCATCGCCGGTCCCCGTGACCTCGCCGAACCGACCGCCGCGGAGTTCGCCGTGAAGCTCACCCTCTACCTCGCGGTCGGAGTCCTGATCATGATCCCGGTGGCGTTCGGTGACCGGACGACCCGGGTCCACGAACTCTTCGGCAGCCCTCCTGCTCGGTGGCTCGGCACCGTCTCATACGGGCTGTTCCTCTGGCATCCGCTGGTGATCGAAGTGATCTACCTCCTGGACGACCGCCCACCGTTCACCGGTGATCTGCTCGGCACCTTCGCATTAACCATGGCGGGCGGGCTGGCGCTCGCGGCACTGAGCTACTACGGCGTCGAACGCCCGATCCAGACACGTGGCACCCGACACCGTCCCCATCCGGTCGAAACCCAGCCGGACAAATCACTGCCGGCGGTCAATTCCCCACATTGA
- a CDS encoding glycosyltransferase family 4 protein produces MERFAATPGHVLFLNWRDTRNPEGGGSEVYVERIAAELIIRGFRVTLFCAAHRQAPTDEIDDAGIRLVRRGGRHTVYLWAALCYLAGTLGLGPLSRRHGGRPDILVDVCNGLPFLAPLWARRPVVKLIHHIHREQWPVVLPPWAARFGWWMESSFAVRVYRRCRHVTVSDATRQELTNLGVPADQVSVVHNGTPTLPATDAERAPFPLLVTLNRLVPHKRVEVALRAVAALADELPQLRLVVAGQGWWKGQLQQVANELDITDRVEFRGFVTEEEKAALLASAWVALTPSLKEGWGLTIVEAGSAGTPTVAYRAAGGVGEAVVDGRTGLLADDIDDYVAKVRILLQDAGMRQEMGAAARQHAATFTWQAAGSRFASLLRNAESPHPTRRGAPS; encoded by the coding sequence GTGGAGCGCTTCGCCGCAACCCCCGGACACGTGTTGTTCCTCAACTGGCGAGACACCCGCAACCCCGAAGGCGGGGGGTCCGAGGTGTACGTCGAGCGGATCGCCGCGGAGCTGATAATCCGCGGCTTCCGCGTCACGCTGTTCTGCGCCGCGCACCGTCAGGCACCCACCGACGAGATCGACGACGCCGGCATCCGGCTGGTGCGCCGCGGCGGACGCCACACGGTGTACCTGTGGGCCGCGCTCTGTTATCTGGCCGGCACCCTCGGGCTGGGCCCACTGTCCCGCCGGCACGGCGGCCGACCGGACATCCTCGTCGACGTCTGCAACGGGCTGCCCTTCCTGGCACCACTGTGGGCACGACGACCCGTGGTCAAGCTGATCCATCACATCCACCGGGAACAGTGGCCCGTGGTACTCCCACCATGGGCCGCCCGGTTCGGCTGGTGGATGGAGTCGTCATTCGCCGTACGCGTATACCGGCGCTGCCGCCACGTCACGGTCTCGGACGCCACCCGTCAGGAGTTGACCAACCTGGGTGTGCCCGCGGACCAGGTGTCCGTGGTGCACAACGGCACCCCGACGCTCCCTGCCACGGACGCGGAACGCGCACCGTTCCCACTGTTGGTCACGCTCAACCGGTTAGTCCCACACAAACGCGTCGAAGTGGCCCTGCGGGCGGTCGCCGCCCTCGCCGACGAGTTGCCCCAACTGCGGCTGGTCGTCGCCGGGCAGGGCTGGTGGAAGGGGCAGTTGCAGCAGGTCGCCAACGAGCTCGACATCACCGACCGAGTGGAGTTCCGGGGATTCGTGACGGAGGAGGAGAAAGCGGCCCTGCTCGCCTCGGCCTGGGTGGCACTGACCCCGTCCCTGAAAGAAGGGTGGGGCCTGACGATCGTGGAAGCTGGGTCCGCCGGCACGCCCACGGTGGCCTACCGGGCCGCGGGCGGCGTTGGTGAGGCAGTGGTGGACGGCCGCACCGGGCTGCTCGCCGACGACATCGACGACTACGTGGCGAAGGTACGTATCCTGCTCCAGGACGCCGGCATGCGGCAGGAGATGGGGGCAGCAGCTCGGCAGCACGCGGCGACCTTCACCTGGCAGGCTGCCGGCAGCCGCTTCGCATCCCTGTTGCGGAATGCCGAGTCGCCCCACCCGACGCGGCGGGGCGCCCCCTCCTAA